One region of Rhizobium sp. 007 genomic DNA includes:
- the nifN gene encoding nitrogenase iron-molybdenum cofactor biosynthesis protein NifN: MAHILLQTKSAAINPLKSSQPLGAAFAFLGIDGAIPLFHGSQGCTSFALVLLGRHFKETIPLQTTAMDEIATIIGGADRLEQAIFNLKARTRPRLIGICTTALVETRDEDVAGDLANIKRKRATELTGTEVVLASTPDFDGAIEEGWSKAVTAMIEGITRPGTQKRDPTKVVILPGWNITVADIEHLRETAESFGLTPVILPEVSGALDGTVPDHWVPTTYGGTKVEDIRDLGAAIQCIAIGEQMRRPAEALRRLTGVPYVLFESLTGLRNADRFIWLLTAMSREQAPANVRRSRMQLQDAMLDGHFHLAGKQVAIASEPDQLFQFADFFTGMGAEITAAVTTTGTSKTLQIVPAGTVQVGDLGDLERLAAGADLLVTHSHGRQAAERLGIPLMRVGFPVFDRLGSQHKLTILYQGTRDMIYEVVNIVQANQHPPTPGALDPTCSREMQNELNSSSLARQ, encoded by the coding sequence ATGGCCCACATTCTCCTCCAAACTAAATCGGCGGCGATTAATCCTCTGAAATCGTCGCAGCCGCTGGGCGCTGCCTTCGCCTTTCTCGGCATCGACGGCGCAATACCACTGTTCCACGGCAGCCAGGGGTGTACCAGCTTTGCGCTGGTGCTGCTCGGGAGGCATTTCAAGGAAACGATCCCGCTGCAGACGACGGCGATGGACGAAATCGCGACGATCATCGGCGGCGCGGATCGCCTCGAACAGGCGATTTTCAATCTCAAGGCCCGCACAAGGCCCCGGCTGATCGGGATCTGCACGACGGCACTGGTCGAGACCCGCGACGAAGACGTCGCTGGGGACCTCGCCAACATCAAACGCAAGCGGGCGACAGAGCTCACAGGTACGGAAGTGGTACTCGCCAGCACGCCGGACTTTGACGGTGCGATAGAGGAGGGTTGGTCCAAAGCTGTTACCGCTATGATCGAAGGGATTACGCGGCCTGGGACGCAGAAACGCGACCCGACGAAGGTCGTGATCTTGCCCGGCTGGAACATAACAGTCGCCGACATAGAGCATCTGCGCGAGACGGCCGAGAGCTTCGGGCTCACACCGGTAATCCTGCCAGAGGTGTCGGGCGCGCTCGATGGCACCGTCCCCGACCACTGGGTCCCGACCACGTATGGCGGCACGAAAGTAGAGGACATTCGCGATCTCGGTGCGGCGATACAGTGCATCGCCATCGGCGAGCAGATGCGGCGACCGGCTGAAGCGTTGCGACGGCTAACCGGCGTACCGTACGTGCTGTTCGAGTCGCTCACAGGCCTAAGGAACGCGGACCGGTTTATCTGGCTGCTTACAGCAATGTCGCGCGAACAAGCGCCGGCCAATGTCCGTCGCAGCCGCATGCAGTTGCAGGACGCCATGCTCGACGGACATTTCCATCTTGCCGGCAAGCAGGTCGCAATCGCCTCCGAGCCGGATCAACTCTTTCAGTTCGCAGACTTTTTCACTGGCATGGGTGCGGAAATTACAGCCGCCGTCACCACGACCGGGACTTCAAAGACACTTCAAATAGTGCCGGCGGGCACGGTCCAGGTCGGCGATCTCGGTGACCTGGAACGTCTCGCCGCGGGGGCCGATCTTCTCGTCACGCACTCGCACGGCCGGCAAGCTGCAGAGCGCCTCGGCATTCCGCTGATGCGTGTTGGTTTCCCTGTCTTCGACCGCCTAGGCAGCCAGCACAAGCTTACAATCCTGTATCAGGGGACGCGCGACATGATCTACGAGGTTGTCAACATCGTTCAGGCTAACCAGCACCCGCCGACGCCGGGCGCACTTGATCCAACCTGTAGCCGGGAAATGCAAAATGAGCTCAACTCGTCGTCTCTCGCTCGTCAATGA
- the nifX gene encoding nitrogen fixation protein NifX: MSSTRRLSLVNDGFQIKRPERQAGALRVAIATQDMKGLNAHFGSAKRFAIYDVTPDAWSFVEAVAFDDVSDESGTHRAEGEDRIAPKVAALKGCQLLFCLAIGGPSAAKVIAAKIHPIKVPQPEFIDDVLARIQTMLRAAPPPWLRKVLAEAGAAGKKASFEDED; encoded by the coding sequence ATGAGCTCAACTCGTCGTCTCTCGCTCGTCAATGACGGGTTTCAGATAAAGCGGCCAGAACGGCAGGCAGGCGCATTGCGGGTAGCAATCGCCACTCAAGACATGAAAGGACTGAACGCGCATTTCGGGTCGGCCAAACGATTTGCCATCTACGACGTGACGCCCGACGCGTGGAGTTTCGTGGAAGCGGTAGCGTTCGATGACGTTTCCGATGAGAGCGGAACGCATAGAGCCGAAGGTGAAGACCGCATCGCTCCGAAGGTGGCAGCTTTGAAAGGCTGCCAGCTCTTATTTTGTCTCGCTATTGGCGGGCCTTCGGCAGCCAAGGTTATTGCGGCAAAGATCCATCCGATCAAGGTGCCGCAGCCGGAATTTATCGACGACGTGCTCGCGCGCATTCAGACGATGCTCAGAGCGGCTCCTCCACCCTGGCTACGCAAGGTGTTAGCGGAAGCGGGCGCCGCCGGAAAGAAAGCCAGCTTCGAAGACGAGGACTAA
- a CDS encoding NifX-associated nitrogen fixation protein, whose product MMTTLSDPAVAPAVNDDKTLADPFVKCLVRLIRAEDSCGLWRGKCDADLLANFTVTDEQRRAIPIIGDPDPYVLWKLDIFYAAVGLAIEERSDLLVSRTMEVSQEGFGRVLFTTKRLVLLSKTLRDVHRFGFNTLRDCAKTGTRLVNDAVAVIKAYPDVARA is encoded by the coding sequence ATGATGACAACGTTATCTGATCCCGCGGTTGCTCCTGCTGTCAATGACGACAAAACCCTTGCAGACCCTTTCGTCAAATGCCTCGTGCGGCTGATCCGCGCTGAAGATTCCTGCGGATTGTGGAGAGGCAAGTGCGACGCCGATCTGCTGGCCAACTTCACCGTAACGGATGAACAGCGCCGAGCAATCCCCATCATTGGCGATCCCGATCCGTATGTCCTGTGGAAGCTCGATATTTTTTACGCAGCCGTCGGCCTCGCTATCGAGGAGCGCTCGGACCTTTTGGTGTCGCGGACGATGGAGGTCAGCCAGGAGGGCTTCGGGCGAGTGCTGTTTACGACCAAAAGGTTGGTCCTGCTGTCAAAGACCCTGCGTGACGTTCACCGGTTTGGCTTCAATACGCTTCGGGATTGCGCCAAAACCGGTACGAGGCTGGTCAACGATGCGGTCGCAGTCATCAAAGCTTATCCGGACGTGGCGAGGGCGTGA
- a CDS encoding CCE_0567 family metalloprotein → MSDLEELKQRVRKLQTRAGTAKMELHDLAEDLPVNWAEITAVAEKTFHAFAELDAAKRELAVSENSQ, encoded by the coding sequence ATGTCAGACCTTGAAGAATTGAAGCAAAGAGTGCGGAAGCTGCAGACGCGCGCCGGGACTGCGAAGATGGAATTGCACGACCTCGCCGAAGACCTTCCGGTCAACTGGGCCGAAATTACAGCAGTCGCTGAGAAAACGTTTCACGCGTTTGCTGAGTTGGACGCTGCGAAAAGAGAACTCGCTGTGTCGGAGAATTCACAATGA
- the fdxB gene encoding ferredoxin III, nif-specific, with protein sequence MTSSFVTRDGSRWIPEYLNKIDGATCIGCGRCFKVCSREVMHPHGVDDAGEILGVCDGEDDDFDGELNRVIMVVDYPGRCIGCGACARVCPKNCQTHVATDTIV encoded by the coding sequence ATGACAAGCTCATTCGTCACCCGCGATGGGTCTAGATGGATACCGGAATATCTGAACAAAATCGATGGTGCGACCTGCATCGGCTGCGGCCGCTGCTTCAAGGTCTGCTCACGTGAGGTTATGCACCCTCACGGCGTCGACGATGCAGGTGAAATCCTCGGCGTCTGCGATGGCGAGGACGACGACTTCGATGGCGAGCTCAATCGAGTGATTATGGTCGTCGACTACCCCGGCCGCTGTATCGGCTGCGGAGCCTGCGCCCGCGTCTGTCCCAAGAACTGCCAGACTCATGTCGCGACTGACACGATTGTCTGA
- a CDS encoding exopolysaccharide production repressor protein, translating into MCTSFPVVYSVSHSIRVTIVTTLAASLLLQLAYFGSVLFLVWRNNCARRAVRAPHHLGFLRRGHPNDR; encoded by the coding sequence ATGTGCACCAGTTTTCCCGTGGTCTACTCCGTCTCGCATTCCATTCGCGTAACGATCGTCACGACACTGGCTGCCTCGCTGCTTCTTCAACTCGCTTATTTCGGAAGTGTTCTTTTTCTGGTCTGGCGGAATAACTGCGCTCGCAGAGCTGTCCGAGCGCCTCATCATTTAGGCTTCTTGCGACGAGGACACCCCAACGATCGCTAG
- a CDS encoding NifX-associated nitrogen fixation protein has translation MMTTLSDPVVTPAVNDDKTLASPFLKCLVRLMRAQDSYGLWRGKCDAVLLANFTVTDEQRRAIPIIGDPDPYVMWKLDIFYAAVGLAIEERSDLLVSRTMEVSQEGFGRVLFTTKRLVLLSKTLRDVHRFGFNTLRDCAKTGTRLVNDAVAVINAYPDVARA, from the coding sequence ATGATGACAACGTTATCTGATCCCGTGGTTACCCCTGCTGTCAATGACGACAAGACCCTTGCCAGCCCCTTCCTCAAATGCCTCGTGCGGCTGATGCGGGCTCAGGATTCCTACGGATTGTGGAGAGGCAAGTGCGACGCCGTTCTGCTGGCCAACTTCACCGTCACGGATGAACAGCGCCGAGCGATCCCCATCATTGGCGATCCCGATCCATATGTCATGTGGAAGCTCGATATTTTTTACGCCGCCGTCGGCCTCGCTATCGAGGAGCGCTCGGACCTTTTGGTGTCGCGGACGATGGAGGTCAGCCAGGAGGGCTTCGGGCGAGTGCTGTTTACGACCAAAAGGTTGGTCCTGCTGTCAAAGACCCTGCGTGATGTTCACCGGTTTGGCTTCAATACGCTTCGGGATTGCGCCAAAACCGGTACGAGGCTGGTCAACGATGCGGTCGCAGTCATCAATGCATATCCGGACGTGGCGCGGGCGTGA
- a CDS encoding 1-aminocyclopropane-1-carboxylate deaminase — protein MLEKFERYQLTFGPTPIEKLDRLGKHLGGKVEIYAKREDCNSGLAFGGNKLRKLEYIIPDAIATKADTLVSIGGVQSNHTRMVAAVAAKIGMKCVLVQESWVPHEDAVYDRVGNILLSRIMGADLRLVDEGFDIGIRRSWEHALEDVRSKGGIPYAIPAGASAHKYGGLGYVGFAEEVRSQEQQFGFAFDYIIVCTVTGSTQAGMLVGFAKDGRQRSVIGIDASATAAQTKAQVLSIARNTAKLVDLGSEIVEDDVVLLEAYAHPCYGIPSDETKDAIRLCARLEGVITDPVYEGKSMQGLIDLVRRGFFPEGSRVLYAHLGGAPAINGYSYTFRNG, from the coding sequence ATGCTGGAAAAATTTGAACGCTACCAGCTTACCTTTGGTCCGACCCCCATCGAGAAACTTGACCGCCTGGGAAAGCACCTTGGGGGAAAAGTCGAAATCTATGCCAAACGCGAGGACTGCAATTCCGGTCTTGCGTTTGGCGGAAACAAGCTCCGCAAGCTCGAATACATCATCCCAGACGCGATCGCCACCAAGGCCGACACTCTTGTTTCAATCGGCGGCGTGCAGTCCAACCACACGCGGATGGTCGCTGCGGTCGCCGCCAAGATCGGCATGAAATGCGTCTTGGTGCAGGAGAGCTGGGTGCCGCATGAGGACGCCGTCTATGATAGGGTGGGCAACATTCTGTTGAGCCGTATCATGGGCGCCGACCTGCGCTTGGTCGACGAGGGCTTTGACATTGGCATCCGCCGCAGCTGGGAACATGCGCTGGAAGACGTCAGGTCAAAGGGCGGCATACCCTATGCGATACCTGCCGGGGCTTCCGCTCACAAGTATGGCGGCCTCGGCTATGTGGGATTCGCAGAGGAGGTGCGCTCCCAGGAACAACAGTTTGGGTTTGCCTTCGACTATATCATCGTGTGCACGGTCACGGGATCGACGCAGGCTGGTATGCTGGTCGGGTTCGCCAAGGACGGCCGACAGCGTAGCGTGATCGGTATCGATGCCTCCGCCACTGCTGCCCAAACCAAGGCGCAGGTGCTAAGCATTGCCCGGAATACAGCGAAGCTCGTCGATCTCGGCTCGGAAATCGTCGAAGACGACGTGGTCCTCCTCGAGGCGTACGCGCACCCATGCTATGGTATCCCATCCGACGAAACCAAGGACGCTATCCGCCTGTGTGCGCGGCTCGAGGGCGTGATTACTGATCCGGTCTACGAGGGCAAATCGATGCAAGGACTGATCGATCTTGTCAGGAGAGGCTTTTTTCCAGAGGGATCGCGGGTTCTGTATGCGCACTTAGGCGGAGCGCCGGCTATCAATGGTTACAGCTACACGTTCCGCAATGGCTGA
- a CDS encoding polysaccharide pyruvyl transferase family protein — MKVIIENTVCLNTGDAAILMAIRHILRSAFGHDLKFLVFDSQPDVSRRLYPSPAYGDIEFRRLISETVFKYSHGTGSFKDAAKPLYNKLLLKLLRIFSDGSLSKFGLISKRDRNNIQAYRDADMVITTGGTYLVETYNLEKRLNQFELDDILGKTPIFFTQSLGPFRNPTNRQRLKQAFDKSELILLRDAHSKDNISEVVADIEKCHVVADSVFALADTARIQAVLSAPAGSGTGVVAISVRNWNYVKDGENGMGRYIDSIRAMATVLVRAYGKKVVFVSTCQGVPEYAHDDSKTAKAIYARLDPDVAANTSVDDGFHSPEQLMAMVKGFDFVVATRMHMMIMSLCVGTPVLPIAYEFKTKELSARLGIAELTLDINTVTAAKATEILAGFVSGLEQYRQTSLSSVLEEHASAMSVVEPLKQAFARLAAKRSGYVLPAGQQVAPRGGVNQSQNQSDAVV; from the coding sequence ATGAAGGTCATAATCGAAAATACCGTATGCTTGAACACGGGTGATGCGGCAATTTTGATGGCAATACGGCACATTCTCAGATCTGCTTTTGGACATGATCTGAAGTTCCTGGTGTTTGACTCGCAGCCGGACGTTTCGCGACGGCTGTATCCGTCGCCTGCCTATGGAGACATAGAGTTCCGCCGGTTGATTTCGGAGACGGTGTTCAAATACAGCCATGGAACGGGCTCCTTCAAGGACGCCGCCAAGCCACTTTACAACAAGCTTCTCTTGAAGCTGCTCCGCATCTTTTCAGATGGATCCTTGTCGAAGTTCGGTCTCATCAGCAAGCGCGATCGGAACAACATCCAGGCTTATCGTGATGCAGATATGGTCATTACCACGGGTGGAACCTACCTGGTTGAGACATATAATCTGGAGAAGCGGCTCAACCAATTCGAGCTGGACGATATTCTCGGCAAAACGCCGATCTTTTTTACGCAGTCTCTGGGACCGTTCCGCAATCCGACCAATCGCCAGAGGTTGAAGCAGGCCTTCGACAAGAGCGAGCTTATTCTTCTGCGCGACGCGCATTCGAAAGACAATATTTCGGAGGTGGTGGCCGATATCGAGAAATGCCATGTCGTTGCGGATTCGGTGTTCGCTCTGGCTGATACGGCCCGCATACAGGCCGTTCTTTCAGCACCCGCAGGTTCGGGCACAGGTGTCGTGGCGATCTCCGTCAGGAACTGGAATTATGTGAAAGATGGCGAAAATGGAATGGGTCGATACATCGATTCCATTCGTGCCATGGCAACTGTCCTCGTTCGGGCCTACGGCAAGAAAGTGGTCTTCGTCTCCACGTGCCAAGGTGTGCCGGAATATGCCCATGACGATTCAAAAACTGCAAAAGCAATCTACGCCAGACTGGACCCGGATGTTGCCGCCAATACCTCCGTGGACGATGGGTTCCATTCACCAGAGCAGTTGATGGCAATGGTGAAAGGGTTTGATTTCGTCGTCGCCACGCGCATGCACATGATGATCATGTCGTTGTGCGTGGGCACGCCCGTGCTGCCAATCGCCTATGAATTTAAGACGAAGGAGCTGTCGGCGCGCCTTGGGATTGCCGAGCTGACGCTTGACATCAACACGGTCACCGCGGCAAAAGCCACCGAGATCCTGGCGGGATTTGTTTCGGGGCTCGAGCAGTATCGGCAAACGAGCTTGAGCTCAGTGCTTGAAGAGCATGCCTCGGCAATGTCAGTTGTGGAGCCGTTGAAGCAGGCTTTTGCAAGATTAGCGGCGAAGCGGAGCGGTTACGTTCTTCCAGCTGGCCAACAGGTTGCGCCGCGAGGGGGGGTAAATCAGAGCCAAAACCAAAGCGATGCCGTAGTTTAA
- a CDS encoding lipopolysaccharide biosynthesis protein, translated as MKVNTMDQRSFGRTALRGGLVTAGSQLIKMVVQFLSVVILARLLVPEDFGLMASVGPIAAFISLFQNMGLQQAVIQRKDITPAQLNEVFWVSTAVGLGSTAVLVALSPAVAAFYGDPRMTAITIASALPLLIGSLAALPLALMNRNLQFTQLAINDVTSTVGGFAVTAMAAYLGFGYWSLAIGPAVAVAIVLLSAWLSTGWMPGRPTLRVDHDIISFGLNLTGFNLVNFFSRNLPNILIGKYSSTIELGYYDRAYKLLLFPLQNINQPLTRVMIPMLSRIQDDKPRFRDIYMRTNWLLAAVTMPGIGALTCASGPVVNFLFGPQWQPVTPIFAWLGIASLVQPTGNTTGWIFICQGKTKTMFHWGIYSSLTAVLSFFVGLPWGATGVAAAYAISGYVLRIPVLAVLLHRIGPVTGWDFMSIQGLFLISSLLAWIGCDALAKSELLGNDLWSISAAVVLNYGIALVLALIYPPSRRNLLASWKNVTAPLRR; from the coding sequence ATGAAAGTGAACACCATGGACCAGCGCTCCTTTGGACGAACGGCTTTGCGCGGCGGGCTTGTTACAGCCGGCTCCCAGCTTATCAAGATGGTCGTGCAGTTCCTGTCGGTCGTTATCCTCGCGCGCTTGCTGGTACCGGAGGATTTCGGCCTGATGGCCTCGGTCGGCCCGATCGCCGCGTTCATCAGCCTGTTTCAGAACATGGGGCTGCAGCAGGCCGTCATCCAGCGCAAGGACATCACGCCCGCGCAGCTCAACGAGGTGTTCTGGGTCAGCACTGCCGTCGGTCTCGGTTCAACCGCCGTGCTGGTGGCCCTGTCACCGGCGGTTGCGGCGTTCTACGGCGATCCACGAATGACAGCGATCACCATCGCTTCAGCGCTGCCGTTGCTGATCGGCAGCTTGGCCGCGCTGCCACTAGCGCTGATGAACCGGAACCTCCAGTTCACCCAGCTGGCAATCAATGACGTGACGTCCACGGTCGGTGGCTTTGCCGTCACTGCCATGGCCGCTTATTTGGGGTTCGGTTACTGGTCGCTGGCGATCGGTCCTGCCGTGGCCGTAGCAATCGTGCTGCTGTCGGCGTGGCTCAGTACCGGCTGGATGCCTGGCCGGCCGACACTCCGTGTCGACCACGACATCATTTCCTTCGGCCTCAACCTCACCGGGTTTAATCTGGTGAACTTCTTCTCCCGAAATCTCCCCAATATTCTGATCGGCAAGTACTCCAGCACCATCGAGCTCGGCTACTACGACCGGGCCTACAAGCTTCTGCTGTTTCCGCTACAAAACATCAATCAACCGCTGACGCGGGTAATGATACCGATGCTGAGCCGCATTCAGGACGACAAGCCGCGGTTCCGAGACATCTACATGCGGACGAACTGGCTGCTGGCCGCCGTGACCATGCCGGGCATCGGCGCCCTGACTTGCGCCAGCGGTCCCGTGGTGAACTTCTTGTTCGGCCCGCAATGGCAGCCCGTCACGCCGATTTTTGCCTGGCTTGGCATAGCAAGTCTGGTTCAACCTACCGGAAACACCACCGGCTGGATCTTCATCTGCCAAGGCAAAACAAAAACGATGTTCCATTGGGGCATATACTCGTCGCTAACCGCAGTCCTGTCGTTTTTCGTTGGACTGCCATGGGGGGCAACAGGCGTCGCTGCGGCCTATGCCATCAGCGGCTATGTTCTTAGAATACCGGTGCTTGCAGTGCTTCTCCACAGAATAGGCCCGGTGACGGGATGGGACTTTATGTCGATTCAGGGTCTGTTCCTGATTTCTTCGCTCTTGGCCTGGATCGGTTGTGATGCCCTTGCCAAGAGCGAATTGCTTGGAAACGATCTATGGTCGATCTCAGCGGCGGTCGTCTTAAACTACGGCATCGCTTTGGTTTTGGCTCTGATTTACCCCCCCTCGCGGCGCAACCTGTTGGCCAGCTGGAAGAACGTAACCGCTCCGCTTCGCCGCTAA
- a CDS encoding glycosyltransferase — translation MAGLLQRDFEVGVVCNGIAPEAHIDTSVEPLSTLMAGTRDWWGPAAGLRSRIATLPSGLRDKASTLLDMLSVRRLNSFDVIVAHFGQNGARVARLKKRGLITPPIITVFHGYDVGVPFHEKRLGEYRDLFKFGSLNLPVNDYFRRLLIEAGASDHKVSVHRMGIDITQIPFTPQSRRELPLRLISVSRLIEKKGVELALRALSLVKKSKPEFDWRYTIVGDGPNREQLQQIAAEGDITDRVAFTGSLPHATVKEELRHSHVFVLPSVTAGNGDVEGIPVALMEAMAAGLTVVSTHHSGIPELIADRKTGFLAPEKDIAAIADSILWIATHPEQCEQFARNARLKVEREYNAETLNDRFATIVSDIAKAGK, via the coding sequence ATGGCAGGTTTGCTTCAGCGAGACTTTGAGGTGGGTGTCGTCTGCAACGGCATTGCGCCGGAAGCTCATATCGACACCTCCGTCGAGCCCCTGTCGACACTGATGGCGGGAACACGGGATTGGTGGGGACCCGCAGCGGGTCTCCGCTCCAGGATCGCAACTCTCCCGAGCGGACTGAGGGACAAGGCCTCTACACTTCTCGACATGCTTTCGGTCCGTCGTCTCAATAGTTTCGACGTGATCGTCGCCCATTTCGGACAGAATGGTGCGCGGGTTGCGCGTCTCAAGAAAAGAGGCTTGATCACTCCCCCGATCATAACGGTTTTTCACGGCTACGACGTTGGCGTTCCGTTTCATGAAAAGCGACTTGGCGAATACCGTGATCTTTTCAAGTTTGGATCGCTCAACCTGCCGGTCAACGATTACTTCCGCAGGCTTCTCATCGAGGCCGGTGCTTCTGATCACAAGGTGTCGGTACACCGCATGGGCATCGACATAACACAGATACCGTTCACGCCCCAGTCCCGGCGCGAGCTGCCGCTGCGACTTATTTCCGTGAGCCGGCTGATCGAGAAGAAGGGGGTGGAGCTTGCCCTTCGGGCCCTCAGCCTAGTCAAGAAATCAAAACCAGAGTTCGATTGGCGGTACACGATCGTGGGCGACGGTCCCAATCGCGAACAGCTTCAGCAAATCGCGGCCGAGGGTGACATTACGGACCGTGTCGCGTTCACTGGAAGCCTGCCCCATGCTACGGTCAAGGAGGAACTGAGGCATTCCCATGTCTTCGTCTTGCCCAGCGTCACGGCGGGCAATGGGGACGTCGAGGGAATTCCCGTCGCCCTCATGGAAGCCATGGCCGCCGGCCTCACCGTCGTCAGCACTCATCACTCGGGCATTCCGGAGCTGATCGCAGATCGCAAGACCGGTTTTCTCGCGCCCGAGAAAGACATTGCGGCCATTGCAGATTCCATCCTCTGGATTGCGACACACCCGGAACAGTGTGAGCAGTTTGCTCGGAACGCGCGCCTGAAGGTCGAACGGGAATACAATGCCGAAACCTTGAACGACCGCTTCGCGACTATCGTCAGCGACATCGCAAAAGCAGGTAAATGA
- a CDS encoding glycosyltransferase, producing MNVLFAGGNGYYPQFSGGVQSSTHHLIEQLRSMGHQPAVLAPLIGDGFFGFKVRAKMKLLGQRAAMDTFPGYPVVRAWYPWEAADFAVQKTKPDVAVVQCHKSVPIGKALQIHNIPLVVYLRSVEFNELAGDLRELHSALYIANSAFTARIYKEKFGIDSVVIPPTINASHYRTNSTGEYVTLINPYNKKGFELAVKIAEQCKDIPLLFVESWKLSDEHRAEIERIIAPLGNVKLENRTSDMTTVYGRTKILLAPSKWEEAWGRVASEAHCSGIPVVGSTRGGLPEAIGAGGVLLDYDAPVENWVQAVRRLWDDKGHYEALSSAALEFSKRPQLDPVRQFAMFMDVLTEAAGSVTEARRASDTAHSGPQQD from the coding sequence ATGAATGTTCTTTTTGCTGGCGGCAATGGATATTATCCCCAGTTCAGTGGCGGCGTGCAGTCAAGTACGCATCATCTGATAGAGCAATTGCGGTCTATGGGACATCAACCCGCGGTTCTAGCCCCTTTGATCGGCGACGGCTTTTTCGGCTTCAAAGTCAGAGCGAAGATGAAGCTCTTGGGCCAGCGCGCTGCCATGGACACATTCCCTGGCTATCCGGTGGTTCGAGCTTGGTATCCCTGGGAAGCGGCAGATTTTGCGGTTCAGAAGACCAAGCCCGATGTGGCGGTCGTTCAGTGCCACAAGTCTGTGCCGATCGGCAAGGCGCTTCAAATCCACAATATTCCGCTTGTCGTCTACCTGAGAAGTGTCGAGTTCAATGAACTGGCCGGCGACCTGAGAGAGCTCCATTCGGCTCTCTACATTGCCAACTCCGCATTTACGGCGCGAATCTACAAAGAGAAGTTCGGTATCGATTCGGTCGTGATCCCGCCGACCATCAATGCTTCTCATTACCGCACCAATTCGACGGGTGAATACGTCACGCTCATCAACCCTTACAATAAGAAGGGCTTCGAACTGGCGGTAAAAATTGCCGAACAGTGCAAGGACATCCCTTTACTGTTCGTCGAGAGCTGGAAGCTGAGCGACGAGCATCGTGCCGAGATCGAGCGGATCATCGCCCCACTCGGCAATGTCAAGCTTGAGAACCGCACGAGTGACATGACGACGGTCTATGGCCGAACGAAGATCCTGCTTGCGCCAAGCAAATGGGAAGAGGCTTGGGGACGCGTGGCATCCGAAGCCCACTGCAGTGGAATTCCGGTCGTGGGCTCAACACGCGGCGGCCTTCCCGAAGCGATCGGCGCGGGTGGCGTCCTGCTCGACTATGACGCACCAGTGGAGAATTGGGTACAGGCCGTTCGTCGGCTGTGGGATGACAAGGGGCACTACGAAGCCCTGTCTTCTGCGGCTCTGGAGTTTTCAAAACGGCCGCAACTGGACCCAGTTCGCCAATTCGCCATGTTCATGGATGTCCTGACTGAAGCCGCAGGCTCGGTGACCGAGGCGCGTCGGGCATCTGACACGGCCCATTCTGGGCCTCAACAAGATTGA